A section of the Gemmatimonadota bacterium genome encodes:
- a CDS encoding RNA polymerase sigma factor: MLNWSTCDDKLLVGYAQKGQTRAFSELVRRHHVRIFHTAFGMVGNREDADDLAQIAFVKAFQSLDQFKGESLFSTWLYRISINCCLDWIKSQQRKYDVKMDDEWWCRQVDDEALFAGPERTDYAVEQSELRDILTHAMAQMPPIFRSVLVLRELNGLSYQEIARVEGCSVGTVKSRLFRARAQLRKLLRPFYKALVA, from the coding sequence GTGCTCAATTGGTCAACATGCGATGATAAATTGCTCGTTGGGTATGCCCAAAAGGGGCAGACCAGGGCGTTTTCCGAATTGGTTCGGCGGCACCATGTGCGGATTTTTCATACGGCGTTTGGCATGGTGGGCAACAGGGAAGATGCCGATGATCTGGCACAGATTGCGTTTGTCAAGGCGTTTCAATCGCTTGACCAATTTAAGGGAGAATCGCTATTTTCTACCTGGTTGTATCGCATCAGCATCAATTGTTGTCTGGATTGGATTAAGTCGCAACAGCGCAAATACGATGTCAAAATGGATGATGAGTGGTGGTGCAGACAAGTAGACGATGAAGCCCTGTTTGCAGGTCCAGAGCGAACGGACTATGCGGTAGAGCAGAGCGAGTTGCGCGATATTTTGACACATGCGATGGCGCAGATGCCGCCCATTTTTCGGTCTGTGCTGGTGCTGCGCGAGTTGAATGGGCTATCGTATCAGGAGATTGCCCGTGTTGAGGGGTGTTCAGTGGGCACTGTAAAATCGCGTCTGTTTCGGGCGCGCGCCCAACTTCGCAAGTTGTTGAGGCCGTTTTACAAGGCCCTTGTGGCATAA
- a CDS encoding Rieske (2Fe-2S) protein: MDDKTERRAFLTQALALVGGCMCAGWFSGCENDVLKSSGVSVQFDVGSAPALAQVGGSVKQVFEGQNGGAPVIIFRRAEEDFAVLSSVCTHEACEVDLPGERDPQIWCSCHGARFDRTTGAVLRGPASAPLPRFESTYDNGTQTLTILF; encoded by the coding sequence GTGGATGATAAGACGGAAAGAAGAGCATTTTTGACACAGGCCCTCGCGCTTGTGGGGGGGTGCATGTGCGCCGGATGGTTTTCGGGATGTGAGAATGATGTATTGAAGTCGTCTGGTGTGAGTGTGCAATTCGATGTGGGTAGCGCGCCTGCCTTGGCACAGGTGGGAGGGTCTGTGAAACAAGTTTTTGAAGGGCAAAACGGCGGCGCTCCCGTGATCATTTTCAGACGTGCCGAAGAAGATTTTGCAGTTTTGAGTTCCGTGTGTACACATGAGGCGTGCGAGGTGGATTTGCCGGGAGAACGCGATCCACAAATCTGGTGTTCATGCCATGGTGCGAGATTTGACAGGACAACGGGAGCGGTTCTGCGAGGACCAGCTTCTGCGCCTTTGCCGCGATTTGAGAGTACTTATGATAATGGGACACAGACTTTGACGATTCTGTTTTAA